From Tiliqua scincoides isolate rTilSci1 chromosome 2, rTilSci1.hap2, whole genome shotgun sequence, the proteins below share one genomic window:
- the HOXC12 gene encoding homeobox protein Hox-C12, translating to MGEHNLLNPGFVGPLVNIHTGDTFYFPNFRASGGQLPGLPSLSYPRRDNVCSLPWASSEPCNGYPQPYLSSPVSINPSFSRACDLARVEESKCYYREACSENAPLKREERVRDNALMPLESGIPNGMSGSFGKFDYPATEAVSHDPPSCQSLESDSSSSLLNEGNKGATSEPSTMVSPINQGSNLSTGGAPWYPMHTRSRKKRKPYSKLQLAELEGEFMVNEFITRQRRRELSDRLNLSDQQVKIWFQNRRMKKKRLLLREQALSFF from the exons ATGGGCGAACATAATCTCCTTAATCCTGGGTTTGTGGGACCGTTGGTGAACATCCATACGGGAGACACCTTCTATTTTCCCAATTTCCGAGCCTCCGGAGGACAGCTGCCCGGCTTACCGTCTCTCTCCTACCCAAGAAGGGACAatgtctgttctctgccctggGCATCCTCAGAGCCCTGCAACGGATACCCCCAGCCCTATCTCAGCAGCCCCGTGTCCATTAACCCTTCCTTCAGCAGAGCCTGCGACCTAGCTAGAGTGGAAGAGAGCAAGTGCTACTATAGAGAGGCGTGCTCGGAGAACGCTCCTCTCAAGAGGGAAGAGAGGGTTAGGGACAATGCCTTGATGCCCCTCGAGTCGGGGATCCCCAATGGAATGAGCGGCAGTTTCGGCAAATTTGACTATCCGGCTACTGAGGCGGTGTCCCACGACCCCCCTTCCTGTCAGTCCTTGGAGTCAGACTCCAGCTCCTCCTTACTCAATGAAGGGAATAAGGGCGCCACCAGCGAGCCGTCCACAATGGTTTCCCCTATCAACCAAGGAAGCAATCTTTCCACTGGGG GTGCTCCCTGGTACCCGATGCACACAAGGTCCCGGAAAAAGCGAAAACCCTATTCTAAACTGCAGCTCGCGGAGTTGGAAGGGGAGTTTATGGTCAATGAATTCATTACTCGCCAAAGAAGGAGGGAGCTCTCAGATCGGTTAAACCTGAGCGACCAGCAGGTGAAGATCTGGTTCCAGAACCGGCGTATGAAAAAGAAAAGACTCCTCCTGAGAGAGCAagccctttctttcttttaa